Genomic window (Streptomyces yatensis):
TGTGAGATGACGCACTGGCGGCTGCCTCGCCTGAGAAGATCGTCAGAATTTACGCGATGTTCCCCGAGTGGATAAAGCCGGTGGGTCACCGGAACGACAGATGGCCGACCGTCATGTCCACGGGCCGGATCGGGTGTTGGCGGCGGGAAGCGGTACGGCGGAATTAGGGTAAATCGGATATCGTCCCGGGGTCTCGCTCCCTCATCACTTGCCGTTGATCAATAAATTACCGACCGGTATTGGGTCGTGATCCGGACGGGCCTTGCCAGGTGCGTGTGCCGACTGCTTAAGTGACGCTGCCGTCCGCCAAGGAATTCTCTGGTGACGGCCTATCGCTTTAATGAACGGGGGCCACGTGCTTTTCAATTGCTGTTGGCGTACGCCACTCGTCGCCGCCATGCGCCCATTGCGCATGAGCGGGCGATGCAATGCAATGTATGTGCCAAGTGCGTGAGGTGTGAATTCGTGGACATAGCCATAGAGGCCGAGGGGATCCGCAAGAGATACGGGGACCACGAGGCGCTGCGCGGCGTGGACCTGTCCGTTCCGGCGGGAACCCTCCTCGGTCTGCTCGGCCCCAACGGAGCGGGCAAGACGACGACGGTGCGGGTGCTGGCCACGCTGCTGGAAGCCGACGAGGGCCGCGCGAGCGTCGCCGGGTTCGACGTACGCACGCAGCCGCGCGAGGTGCGCCGCAGGATCGGCCTCACCGGTCAGTACGCGGCCCTCGACGAAAGGCTCACCGGCCGGGAGAACCTCCAGCTCGTCGGGGTGCTCCACCGTCTGGGCCGCCGCGGGGCGAAGGCTCGCGCCGAGGTGCTGCTCGACCGGCTCGACCTGGGCCGGTTCGCCGAGCGCACGGTCAAGACGTACTCCGGTGGCACCCGGAGGCGGCTGGACCTGGCCGCCAGCCTCATCGCCGACCCCAAGGTGCTCTTCCTCGACGAACCGACCACCGGCCTCGACCCGACCAGCAGACTCATCCTCTGGGACATGATCCGCGAACAACTGGCCGACGGGGTCACGGTCCTGATGACCACCCAGTACCTCGAAGAGGCCGATCAGCTCGCCCACCGGATCGCGGTGATCGACGGCGGCCGTGTGATCGCCGACGGCACGTCGGACGAACTCAAGGCCAAGGTGGGTGGCGAACGCCTCGAGGTGACCCTGCAGGACGACGCCGCGATCCCCGCGGCCGTCACCGCCCTGCGGGAGGTCACCGCCATGGAGCCGGTCGTCGAACGGCACGGACGGATGGTTTCGGTATCCCTTCGTGACCAGCTCAAGACGGTGTCCGAGGCCGCCTCCGCCCTGGACGCCGCCCAGGTGCGGCCCATCGGGTTCGCCGTACGGCGGCCCTCGCTCGACGATGTGTTCCTCGCCCTTACCGGCGGCACCACCAGCAAGGAAGGGTAGGGCGTGGGCACCATGGAACTCGTCGGCGACGTCTCCGCACTGTTCGGCCGCCATATGCGGCATCTGGCCCGCATTCCGGAGAAGCTCCTCAGCGTGACACTGATGCCGGTCGCGTACGTGATCGTCTTCGGTGTGCTGTTCGGCAGCGCGATCTCCGTTCCGGGCAGCGACTACCGCTCGTATCTGATGGCCGGCATCTTCACCCAGATGATGCTCACCAATGTGGGCAACACCGCGCTGGGTGTCGCCGGAGACCTCGACAACGGCGTGGTCGACCGCTTCCGTTCCCTTCCCATGTCCCGGTCGGCCGTACTGATCGGGCGCACCCTCTCCGATGTGGCGCTCGCCGTCATCGCCTGTATCACGATGGCCGTCGTCGGATACCTCATCGGCTGGCGGGTGCACCAGGGCATCCCCAAGGCCATCGCCGGATTCGGCATCCTGCTGCTGCTCGGCTACGCCATGTCCTGGCTGGGCGCCCTCATCGGACTGCTGGCGCGCAGCGCCGAAGCGGTCAATTCCATCGCGTTCATGCTGGTCATGCCGCTCACCTTCCTCTCCAACGCGTTCATTCCGCTGAACGGCCTGCCGGGCTGGCTGCGGCTGCTGTGCGAGTGGAACCCGGTGAGCGCCGTGGTGGCCGCCTGCCGTGAACTCTTCGGCAACACCTCGACCGGCACCGGTAAGAGCGCCCTTCCCGTCCAGTACCCCATTCCGCTGTCCCTCGCGCTGATCGCGCTGCTGCTCGCCATCGTCGTCCCCGCCGCCGTCGGCGCCTATCGCAAGGCCGCCGCCCGCTGAGGCACCGCGGGCCCGCGCGGGCCCGCCCGGAATGCGCGTGGAGCCCTCGCGCCGGGTTCTCCGTCCCCACCGCCATTCCCGCTGCCGGCGCTGAGAATTCAGGCGTTCCCCGCTTGGTATATCGCTTGCGGATCGACATCTCGCAGCGGAAGTCATCTCACTTCCATGAGCCTGCCGAGATGTTGTTGACTTCCGAATTTGTCGCTTCGGATGAATCTTGCGCCCCAATCGATTCATCATCGATGCGCCATCGCCCGATCAGGACGGATGAACCATGACCGGTTATCAGATTGCCAGCCTGCCGCTCACGGCCGCGCAGTCCGGTATCTGGCTCGCCCAGCGCCTTCAGCCGACGAATTCCCTTTTCAACATCGCCGAATACATCGATATTCACGGCAAGATCGACCCCGCGCTCTTCGAAAGCGCGCTGCGCCGCACCGTGGCCGAGGCCGAGACACTGCGGATCCGGCTCCTGGAGGAGGACGGCAGGGCGGCGCAGGTGGTCGAGGAGCACCTCGACTGGACCCTGCCCTTCATCGACGTCAGCCACGAGGACGATCCCCGCGCGAGCGCCGAGAGCCATATGCGCGCCGAGATGCGCCGGCCGGTGGACCCCACCACCGGTCCGCTGTTCGCCTTCGCGCTGTTCAAGGCGGCGGACGACCGGTACTTCTGGTACCAGCGCTACCACCACATCGTCATGGACGGCCTCGGCCTCTCCCTGGTCGGCCGCCGCGTCGCCGAGCTCTACACCGCGCTCGCGACCGGACTGCCCTGTCCGCAGACGCCGTTCGGATCACTGGCCGAACTCCTCGGCGACGAGGCCGCGTACCGGGACTCCGACCGGTTCGCGCGCGACCGCACGTACTGGATGGCACGCTTCGCCGATCGGCCCACCGCCAGCAGCCTGGCCGACCACACCCCGGCGCTCCCCGAACGGCTGGCGCGCCGGACCGCCTTCCTCGACGAGACGACGCTGGCCGGGTTGCGCGCCACCGCACGCGAGGCGGAGGTCGCCTGGCCGGCCGTCCTCGTCGCCGCGCTCGGCGTCTATCTGCACCGGATGACCGGCAACCGTCAGGTCGTCCTCGGCCTGCCCGTGATGGCCCGGTCCGCCGGACGCGCCCGCACCATCCCCGGGATGATGTCCAACGTCCTGCCGTTCCGGCTGGACCTGCACCCCGGTACCACGGTGGCGGAGGCCGCCCGGCTGGCCTCCAGGGAACTGCGCGGCGCGCTGAAGCACCAGCGGTACCGCGCCGAGGACCTGCGCCGGGACCTCGAACTCTCCGGCGACGAGCACCGTCTCATCGGCCCGCACATCAACATCGTCATGGTCGACTACGACCTGAGCTTCGCCGGCCACCGCGGCAGCGTGCACAACCTCGGCGGCGGCCCCGTCGACGATCTGTCGCTCGTGGTGGACGGACGGGTCGCCACGGAGCCGGGCCGGACCGGAAGCGGCGAGAGCGCGGCCGGCGGGCTGCGCATCGACCTGGACGGCAATCCGGAGCTGTACGACCCCGAGCGGCTCGCCGACCACCAGCGGCGCTTCCTCGACCTCCTCGGCCACTTCGCCCACGCCGCACCCGACACCCCCATCGGCCGGATCGATCTGCTGGCCCCTCAGGAGCGCGAGCGCGTCCTGGGCGAGTGGAACGCCACCGCGCGGAAGGTGCCGGACGCCACACTCCCCGAACTGTTCGAGGCCCAGGCGGCCCGCACCCCACAG
Coding sequences:
- a CDS encoding ATP-binding cassette domain-containing protein, which codes for MDIAIEAEGIRKRYGDHEALRGVDLSVPAGTLLGLLGPNGAGKTTTVRVLATLLEADEGRASVAGFDVRTQPREVRRRIGLTGQYAALDERLTGRENLQLVGVLHRLGRRGAKARAEVLLDRLDLGRFAERTVKTYSGGTRRRLDLAASLIADPKVLFLDEPTTGLDPTSRLILWDMIREQLADGVTVLMTTQYLEEADQLAHRIAVIDGGRVIADGTSDELKAKVGGERLEVTLQDDAAIPAAVTALREVTAMEPVVERHGRMVSVSLRDQLKTVSEAASALDAAQVRPIGFAVRRPSLDDVFLALTGGTTSKEG
- a CDS encoding ABC transporter permease — encoded protein: MELVGDVSALFGRHMRHLARIPEKLLSVTLMPVAYVIVFGVLFGSAISVPGSDYRSYLMAGIFTQMMLTNVGNTALGVAGDLDNGVVDRFRSLPMSRSAVLIGRTLSDVALAVIACITMAVVGYLIGWRVHQGIPKAIAGFGILLLLGYAMSWLGALIGLLARSAEAVNSIAFMLVMPLTFLSNAFIPLNGLPGWLRLLCEWNPVSAVVAACRELFGNTSTGTGKSALPVQYPIPLSLALIALLLAIVVPAAVGAYRKAAAR